CTGCTTGCACGATGGAAGATCGGGCGCAACGATGCTCAAGGGCGCACCTGGGTGGCCGGGGTCGCCGAATGGCTACGCCCGCTTGGGCCGATGAGCGACGAACCCATCGGGCCAAGTGGCATGCGGTTCGCATTGGACACCCTCGAAACGCGGCGTATGGTCGTCCGCTACACGCTGCGGCGCATTGCGCGCAACAAGCCGGTGCTTCTCTGGCTCGACGACCTGCAGCACGCGAGCGACGGGGCCGTCGCGGGTCTGTTCGACTTCCTGGAAGAGGCCCTGCAACAACGTGTCCTCATCATCGCTACCCTACGGTCCGAAGAGCTCAACCTCGAGACGCATGCTGCCGATCACTTGCAGAAGCTGCGCGAGCACATCGATGGACAAGTGGTCGAAATCAAACCCATGGCCCTCGAGGAGACTTGCGCCCTGCTCAAGGCATCGCTGCCGCTCGACGACGCGGCCGCGCAGGAGGCCGCGCGCCGGAGTCGTGGCAACCCCCTGTTTGCTCTGCAACAACTGCACGCTTGGGCTCTCGCAGGCAATATGGAGTTGGTCGATGGCCTCTACCGCGTCCCGCGCACGGTGCTCGCGTTACGGCCCCAGACCACGGCCGAGCTTTGGGACAGTCGGGTGGCGGCGATGCTGCCTGAGCACCGTGTCGGCGCGTATGCAGCGGCGAGCCTAGGCGCCGACATCCGAGGGACGGTACTCCACGCGCTGCTGTCGTCTCTGGGGCTGCCCGCAGATGCAGTCGTTCAGAGTCTGCAGAACGCGGAGATCGTCTTGCCGCGAGGCGCCGGTCGCTACATGTGGCCGCACGCCCTCCTCTACGAGCATCTGAACCGGGACCTTTTGGTTCGAGAGGACTCGAGGCGCATTCTTCGGGCGGCCAGCGAAGCACTCAGACGCCACCCACTGGTAGCCACGCGGCGGGTCGTGCGCCAGCGGGCGCTCAATCTACTACTGGCGGGAGACCCCGAGGCTGCCGCGGCGCTGCTGTTCGAGCACGTCCAGCGCGCATGGTCTGGCGCGCGCGATCCCTCTGCTGCTCTGGCCGATCTCGAGTTGCTCAAGGGCAAGCTCCAGGGGCACTCGCTGGCGCTGAAGCACCGCTGGCAGGCTGAAGCACTGCGGCATGTCGCACGGCCTGGCGAAGCGGCGATGCATGCGGAGATCGCCCGTGCCGGCTTCCAGGAAGCGGGCGACAAGGAAAGCCTCGCGCAGGCCCTGCGTTTGCTCGGGCAGCTTCGCAGCGAGCAGGGCAACTCGGCGGCTGGCCTGCAGCTCGTCGAACAGGCGTACCGGATCTTCACGGAGCTCGACCACGTTGAAGGACAGGCCCAATGTGAGGCGGCCGTCGGCGAGATCCACTACGTGCTCGGCCACTACGACGAGGCCCGACGCGCGGGAGAACTCGGCGAGCGGCACTTCGCCGAGCTCAGGCAACCACTCGGGCGCGGACAGTGTCTTCTCCTGCTCAGTTGGCTCGAACACTCGGAAGGCATGCTCGAGCGTGCGCGACGTGTGGCTTCCGAAGCACGCGCCGAGTTCGGGCGGTGCGGCTACAGGCTCGGCATGGCACAGGCCGACGCATCACTGGCACACGTCGAGCATCGGTTGATGAACTTCTTCGGTGCGGAGCGCGGAGCTCTGGACGCCTTGAACGCCTTCTCCAGCCTGAGGACCCCGCGAGGGCAGGCCGCCTGCGCGCGTCTGCTCGCCATGGTGGCGCTGGATACGGACAACGTCGACCTCGCGCAGAGTCACGCTGAGCGTGCGATGGAACTCTACGCGCACCTGGGCGACCGTTGGGGGACCATCGAAGCATCGCTGATCACCTGTCAAATCCATCTTGCGCGGCACGAACTCACGCCGGCTCGGGAACTGCTCGACCGTCTCGCTCGGGACATCGGCGAGGAAGTCGAACCGAGACAGCACCTACTGCTCAGCCGTGCCTGGCTGGAGATTGCCAGTGGACATCCTGACGAGGCCTTCCGTGCGATCGACGCGGCGGCCGAAGTGTTCGACCAGCGCTCTAGGGCCGGCGATCATACGCCGCACCTTCTCGGTCGGCTGTCGCGCTACGCCTGGCCCAAGCACGCGCTCGAGCGCATCGAAGCTTGGCGCACCTCGCTTACGGAGCGCTCACGGCTGACTCGGACGTGACCCCCCGCACTGGGTGTCCCGGTACCTTGGGAGACTGCGATGCAATTTGCCAAGTCCAAAGCGCTACTCGAGCGCGCCGAACGAGTCATTCCCGCGGGAGTCAACAGCCCGGTTCGCGCCTACCGCGCCGTCGGCGGCAGTCCTCCGTTCATCGCGAGAGCCAGTGGCTCACGCCTGGTTGACTGCGACGCGAACGAATACGTCGACTATATCGGCTCGTGGGGTCCCGCGATTGTGGGGCATGCGGCGACAGCAGTGGTACAAGCGGTGCAGCGCGCGGCCCAAGCGGGGCTGAGCTTCGGGGCGCCCACCGAGCTGGAGATTCGTTTCGCCGAGGCCATCGTCGAGCGGTTTCCGAGCATCCAGAAACTGCGCTGCGTTTCGAGCGGCACCGAGGCGACCATGAGCGCGCTCAGGGTGGCTCGGGGGTTCACGCGGCGCGACGTAGTAGTGAAATTCGATGGCGGGTATCACGGGCATGCAGACGCGCTGCTCGTCAAAGCTGGCAGCGGCGCAGCGACGTTCGGCAGTCCCGATTCGGGCGGCGTGCCCGCTGCGATGGTCGCGTCCACGGTATCGCTCCCCTACAACGATGTGTCGGCGCTCGAACGCCTCTTCGGCGCAAGCGGCCAGCACATCGCGGCGGTGATCGTGGAGCCCGTCGCGGGCAATATGGGGTGCGTACCGCCGGTTCCTGGATTCCTCGAAGGCATCCTCGCACTGTGCCAGGCCCATGGCGCGGTCAGCATCTTCGACGAGGTGATGACGGGCTGTCGGCTCGCGCCCGGCGGAGCACAGGAGCGATTCGGTCTGCGCCCGGACATGACCTGCCTCGGCAAAGTGGTCGGTGGAGGGATGCCGCTCGCAGTCTACGGCGGTCGCGCCGAGATCATGGACTGTGTCGCGCCGCTCGGTGCCGTCTACCAGGCAGGGACGCTGAGCGGGAACCCCCTTGCGGTGAGTGCAGGCCTCGCCACGTTGAACGAGCTCACTCCAGCGGTCTACGAGTTGCTCGAGGCGCGAGGCGCGCGCCTCGAACGGGGGCTGGCGCGGGCGTTGTCGGAGACGAAGGTTGCCGGATGGGTGACGCGCGTCGGCTCGATGCTTACGCTGTTCTTCCACCACGGTCCGGTGCGCTGTTACGAGGACGTGATGCTTGCGGACCGTGCTCGGTTCGCAACGTGGCACCGCGGACTGCTCGCGCGCGGCATCTACTGGCCGCCGTCGCAGTTCGAGGCGGCCTTCATTTCCGCAGCGCACACCGAAGAGGAAATCGATTGGACCATCGAGGTAGCACGAGCCGCATTGGCGGAGTGCTGAGGGGGCGATGCCGGCGCCCCGCTAGAATCTGCCCGTGACGCCCAACGTCCCGAGCCCAAAATAGGGGCGCACGCCGGACTGTGCCGTCGTGTCATC
This portion of the Verrucomicrobiota bacterium genome encodes:
- a CDS encoding protein kinase, translating into MEAEAEAEAELGSGPPSIPSAASVAGAEDGARAVEALGPVTVLPGHVIADRYEVVATVGEGGMGIVYQCRDQVTRQTVALKRVMVPEGQVVADYMTWFYKESRALAALDHPGIVRARDFGQLVDGSPYLVMDFVRGVSLHDLIHTRLPFAVVWSIADQVLAALAHAHARGIVHGDLKPSNVLVQEIEGGPPLVRILDFGLAWLKQDPHDERLDGTKALEFAPHAGAGTPGYMAPEQIQHEMHHVCGATDLYALGCILYRQLGGRAPFKGESEQLLRRHAFEKPPELKPVVPLPEGATEFVTRLLAKRPWDRWEFAAEARAEWARLRPTADVEPSVWRLPIRPRRSEEPGTPTHESTRTASGLRVAAFPERAPGLLSLRPSPLVGRDDTRKMLLDITDDIVAGRGAPHRLVVLTGTAGVGKSRIAEWLCEFVHEAGTMVPLRARYRSISTSLDGMLGAVTQYYNFERVERDTIERSLLARWKIGRNDAQGRTWVAGVAEWLRPLGPMSDEPIGPSGMRFALDTLETRRMVVRYTLRRIARNKPVLLWLDDLQHASDGAVAGLFDFLEEALQQRVLIIATLRSEELNLETHAADHLQKLREHIDGQVVEIKPMALEETCALLKASLPLDDAAAQEAARRSRGNPLFALQQLHAWALAGNMELVDGLYRVPRTVLALRPQTTAELWDSRVAAMLPEHRVGAYAAASLGADIRGTVLHALLSSLGLPADAVVQSLQNAEIVLPRGAGRYMWPHALLYEHLNRDLLVREDSRRILRAASEALRRHPLVATRRVVRQRALNLLLAGDPEAAAALLFEHVQRAWSGARDPSAALADLELLKGKLQGHSLALKHRWQAEALRHVARPGEAAMHAEIARAGFQEAGDKESLAQALRLLGQLRSEQGNSAAGLQLVEQAYRIFTELDHVEGQAQCEAAVGEIHYVLGHYDEARRAGELGERHFAELRQPLGRGQCLLLLSWLEHSEGMLERARRVASEARAEFGRCGYRLGMAQADASLAHVEHRLMNFFGAERGALDALNAFSSLRTPRGQAACARLLAMVALDTDNVDLAQSHAERAMELYAHLGDRWGTIEASLITCQIHLARHELTPARELLDRLARDIGEEVEPRQHLLLSRAWLEIASGHPDEAFRAIDAAAEVFDQRSRAGDHTPHLLGRLSRYAWPKHALERIEAWRTSLTERSRLTRT
- the hemL gene encoding glutamate-1-semialdehyde 2,1-aminomutase — encoded protein: MQFAKSKALLERAERVIPAGVNSPVRAYRAVGGSPPFIARASGSRLVDCDANEYVDYIGSWGPAIVGHAATAVVQAVQRAAQAGLSFGAPTELEIRFAEAIVERFPSIQKLRCVSSGTEATMSALRVARGFTRRDVVVKFDGGYHGHADALLVKAGSGAATFGSPDSGGVPAAMVASTVSLPYNDVSALERLFGASGQHIAAVIVEPVAGNMGCVPPVPGFLEGILALCQAHGAVSIFDEVMTGCRLAPGGAQERFGLRPDMTCLGKVVGGGMPLAVYGGRAEIMDCVAPLGAVYQAGTLSGNPLAVSAGLATLNELTPAVYELLEARGARLERGLARALSETKVAGWVTRVGSMLTLFFHHGPVRCYEDVMLADRARFATWHRGLLARGIYWPPSQFEAAFISAAHTEEEIDWTIEVARAALAEC